In Oryza brachyantha chromosome 1, ObraRS2, whole genome shotgun sequence, the following are encoded in one genomic region:
- the LOC102709795 gene encoding GDSL esterase/lipase At1g09390-like: MAASNGAVAAAAAVLVVVAVMAVAAGGEDGDDGGHGEAPCGARRPVVFAFGDSNTDTGGVAAGMGLYFPLPSGRAFFRRAAGRLCDGRLVIDHLCESLNMSYLSPYLEALGTDFTNGANFAISGAGTAPRNTAFSLHIQVQQFLHFKQRSLELASRGEAVPVDAVGFRNALYLIDIGQNDLSAAFSGGLPYGDVIRQRLPAILSEIKDAIQSLYYNGAKNFWIHGTGPLGCLPQKLAVPRADDGDLDSSGCLKTLNAGSVEFNGQLSSICDQLSSQLRGATVVFTDVLAIKYELIANHSSYGFEEPLMACCGHGGPPYNYDFGVSCLGAGYRVCEDGSKYVSWDGVHYTEAANAVVAGKILSGEYSTPRLPFSYFCN; the protein is encoded by the exons ATGGCAGCCAGCAacggcgccgtggcggcggcggcggcggtactTGTGGTAGTAGCGgtgatggcggtggcggcgggaggagaggacggcgacgacggtggccaTGGAGAGGCGCCGTGCGGCGCGCGTCGGCCGGTGGTGTTCGCGTTCGGCGACTCGAACACGGACacgggcggcgtggcggccggGATGGGGCTCTACTTCCCGCTCCCGTCGGGGCGGGCCTTCttccggcgcgccgccggccgcctctgCGACGGCCGCCTCGTCATCGACCACCTCT GCGAGAGCCTGAACATGAGCTACCTGAGCCCTTACCTGGAAGCGCTGGGCACCGACTTCACCAACGGCGCCAACTTCGccatctccggcgccggcacggCTCCGCGGAACACGGCCTTCTCGCTGCACATCCAGGTGCAGCAGTTCCTCCACTTCAAGCAGCGGTCGCTCGAGCTCGCCAGCCGCGGCGAGGCCGTCCCGGTCGACGCCGTAGGCTTCCGGAACGCGCTCTACCTCATCGACATCGGCCAAAACGACCTGtccgccgccttctccggtGGCCTCCCCTACGGCGACGTGATCCGTCAGAGGCTCCCGGCCATCCTCTCCGAGATCAAGGACGCCATCCAG AGTTTGTACTATAATGGAGCCAAGAACTTCTGGATCCATGGAACTGGCCCGCTCGGCTGCCTGCCCCAGAAGCTCGCCGTGCCGagggccgacgacggcgacctcgACTCCAGCGGCTGCCTGAAAACGCTCAACGCCGGCTCCGTGGAGTTCAACGGCCAGCTCTCCTCCATCTGCGACCAGCTGAGCTCGCAGCTCAGGGGCGCCACCGTCGTCTTCACCGACGTCCTCGCCATCAAGTACGAGCTCATCGCCAACCACTCCAGCTACG gGTTCGAGGAGCCGCTGATGGCGTGCTGCGGCCATGGCGGGCCGCCGTACAACTACGATTTCGGGGTGAGCTGCCTCGGGGCGGGGTACCGGGTGTGCGAGGACGGCAGCAAGTACGTGAGCTGGGACGGCGTGCACTACACCGAAGCCGccaacgccgtcgtcgccggcaagATCCTCTCCGGCGAGTACTCCACGCCCAGGCTGCCCTTCAGCTACTTCTGTAATTAA
- the LOC121053296 gene encoding ervatamin-B-like: MASSSKPFLGLLLSITCLMQLLMAAAADPPPERPCEKKSDREMRYMFSQWMAKYAKQYSCPEEEEKRYQVWKDNTDFIGGFASQTEISSGVGAFAPQTITDSFVGMNRFGDLNSDEFVQQFTGFNSTGFRAPLPTPIPPQHSWLPCCVDWRSTGAVTGVKFQGSCASCWAFAAAAAIEGLHRIKTGELVSLSEQVMVDCDTGSNGCGGGRSDTALGLLASRGGVTSEERYPYTGVRGGCDVGKLLSGHSASVSGFAAVPPNDERQLALAVARQPVTVYIDASAPKFQFYKGGVYRGPCAAGRVNHAVTIVGYCENIGGDKYWIAKNSWSSDWGDQGYVYLAKDVWWPQGTCGLATSPFYPTA, from the exons ATGGCTTCTTCCTCCAAGCCTTTCCTTGGGCTTCTCCTGTCCATCACTTGCCTCATGCAGCTCctaatggcggcggcggcggacccgCCGCCTGAGCGGCCGTGCGAGAAGAAGTCCGACAGGGAGATGAGGTACATGTTCTCGCAGTGGATGGCCAAGTACGCGAAGCAGTACTCGtgcccggaggaggaggagaagcggtACCAGGTGTGGAAGGACAACACCGACTTCATCGGCGGCTTTGCCAGCCAGACGGAGATCTcctccggcgtcggcgcctTCGCGCCGCAGACCATCACCGACTCCTTCGTCGGCATGAACAGGTTCGGGGACCTCAACTCCGACGAGTTCGTGCAGCAGTTCACCGGGTTCAACTCCACCGGGTTCCGGGCGCCGCTGCCCACCCCGATCCCGCCGCAGCACTCGTGGCTGCCGTGCTGCGTCGACTGGCGCTCCACCGGCGCCGTCACCGGCGTCAAGTTCCAGGGCTCCTGCG CGTCGTGCTGGGcgttcgcggcggcggcggccatcgaAGGCCTGCATAGGATCAAGACCGGCGAGCTGGTGTCGCTGTCGGAGCAGGTGATGGTGGACTGCGACACCGGGAGCaacgggtgcggcggcggacgctCCGACACGGCGCTCGGCCTCCTGGcctcccgcggcggcgtcaCGTCGGAGGAGAGGTACCCGTACACGGGCGTCCGGGGCGGCTGCGACGTGGGCAAGCTGCTGTCCGGCCACTCAGCGTCCGTGTCGGgcttcgccgccgtgccgcccaaCGACGAGCGGCAGCTGGcgctggcggtggcgcggcagcCGGTGACGGTGTACATCGACGCCAGCGCCCCGAAGTTCCAGTTCTACAAGGGCGGCGTGTACCGGGGCCCCTGCGCCGCCGGGAGGGTGAACCACGCCGTCACCATCGTCGGCTACTGCGAGAACATCGGCGGCGACAAGTACTGGATCGCCAAGAACTCGTGGAGCAGCGACTGGGGCGACCAGGGCTACGTCTACCTCGCCAAGGACGTGTGGTGGCCGCAGGGCACGTGCGGCCTCGCTACCTCGCCCTTCTACCCGACGGCCTga
- the LOC102709516 gene encoding CBL-interacting protein kinase 17-like: protein MSTLISLIFCVLSTLQKNHVRKEAFQQLIDGVSYCHDKGVYHGDLKPENVLVDKKGNIKISDFGLSALPQHLGNDGLLHTTCVSPNYIAPEFLQNKGYNGSLLDIWSRGVILHVMLVGYLPFDDQNIVIVYQKVVVYLNLK from the exons ATGTCCACCCTTATTTCATTGATCTTTTGTGTTCTTTCCACGCtgcaaaaaaatcatgtcaG GAAGGAGGCTTTTCAGCAGTTAATTGATGGTGTAAGCTACTGCCATGATAAGGGAGTCTACCACGGAGACCTCAAG CCTGAAAACGTTCTTGTGGACAAAAAAGGCAACATCAAGATCTCTGATTTTGGTCTCAGTGCTTTACCTCAACATCTCGGG AATGACGGATTACTGCATACTACTTGTGTTAGCCCCAACTATATTGCCCCTGAG TTTCTGCAGAATAAAGGATATAATGGATCTTTGTTAGACATCTGGTCTCGTGGAGTAATCCTTCACGTAATGCTTGTAGGATATCTTCCATTTGATGACCaaaatattgttattgttTATCAGAAGGTAGTGGTTTATCTCAATCTGAAGTGA
- the LOC102709231 gene encoding ervatamin-B-like codes for MASSAVVLLVCTFMAMQAMAAAEAYYSGDDGVTMQMFEEWMAKFGKAYTCHGEKEHRFAVFRDNVHFIRRYRPQASYDTAVRVNQFADLTNDEFVATYTGAKPPHPKEAPRPVDPIWTPCCIDWRFRGAVTGVKDQGACGSSWAFAAVAALEGVMKISTGQLTPLSEQELIDCEGSSDGCGGGHTDRAFELVAGRGRGITAESEYRYEGFKGNCRVDDMLFNHAAHVDGYRAVPPDDERQLATAVARQPVTVYVDASGPAFQFYSSGVFPGPCGCGTGGEPKPNHAVTLVGYCQDGATGKKYWVAKNSWGKTWGQQGYILLEKDVASPHGTCGLAVSPFYPTA; via the exons ATGGCTAGTAGTGCAGTAGTACTCCTCGTGTGCACGTTCATGGCGATGCAGGCAATGGCGGCTGCGGAGGCCTACtacagcggcgacgacggcgtgacgatGCAGATGTTCGAGGAGTGGATGGCCAAGTTCGGCAAGGCGTACACGTGCCACGGCGAGAAGGAGCACCGCTTCGCCGTCTTCCGCGACAACGTCCACTTCATCCGGAGATACAGGCCGCAGGCGAGCTACGACACCGCCGTCCGCGTCAACCAGTTCGCCGACCTCACCAACGACGAGTTCGTGGCCACCTACACCGGCGCCAAGCCGCCGCACCCCAAGGAGGCGCCCCGCCCCGTGGATCCCATCTGGACGCCCTGCTGCATCGACTGGAGGTTCAGGGGCGCGGTCACCGGCGTCAAGGACCAGGGCGCCTGCG GGTCTAGCTGGGCGttcgcggcggtggcggcgctcgAGGGGGTGATGAAGATCAGCACGGGGCAGCTGACGCCGCTGTCGGAGCAGGAGCTGATAGACTGCGAGGGCAGCAGCgacgggtgcggcggcgggcacACGGACCGGGCGTtcgagctcgtcgccggcaGGGGCCGGGGCATCACGGCGGAGAGCGAGTACCGGTACGAGGGGTTCAAGGGCAATTGCCGCGTGGACGACATGCTGTTCAACCACGCGGCGCACGTCGACGGGTAccgcgccgtgccgcccgACGACGAGCGGCAGCTGGCGACGGCCGTGGCGAGGCAGCCGGTGACGGTGTACGTCGACGCGAGCGGGCCGGCATTCCAGTTCTACAGCTCCGGCGTGTTCCCGGGGCCGTGCGGGTGCGGCACCGGCGGGGAGCCCAAGCCCAACCACGCCGTGACGCTGGTGGGCTACTGCCAGGACGGCGCGACGGGGAAGAAGTACTGGGTGGCCAAGAACTCGTGGGGCAAGACCTGGGGCCAGCAGGGCTACATCCTCCTCGAGAAGGACGTCGCGTCGCCGCACGGCACCTGCGGCCTCGCCGTCTCTCCCTTCTACCCCACCGCCTAG